A part of Brassica rapa cultivar Chiifu-401-42 chromosome A05, CAAS_Brap_v3.01, whole genome shotgun sequence genomic DNA contains:
- the LOC103870128 gene encoding uncharacterized protein LOC103870128, which translates to MIGTYVLMRVLLCKIQCPSFICFCKPSPHIYASGSLKLEDTPPPQVSSVVDDNDDDQYVDAQVEEVVDHVDSLVNEGTEEECAVEGKEEDCALEEGQSNGEILKSSLKKETLDSEDGERREKKKVQWVDLMGKELAEIREFESSEEEEIRYDGDRSCVCVIL; encoded by the exons ATGATTGGAACATATGTTTTGATGAGGGTTTTGCTTTGTAAGATCCAGTGCCCTTCTTTCATCTGCTTCTGTAAGCCTTCTCCTCACATCTACGCATCTGGTTCTCTGAAATTGGAGGACACTCCTCCTCCTCAAGTCTCTTCGGTTGTTGATGACAATGATGATGATCAGTATGTTGATGCACAAGTAGAGGAAGTTGTTGATCATGTTGATAGTTTGGTGAATGAGGGAACAGAAGAAGAGTGTGCTGTAGAGGGAAAGGAAGAAGATTGTGCCTTAGAGGAAGGTCAAAGTAATGGAGAGATTCTGAAGAGCAGTCTAAAAAAGGAAACTTTAGATTCAGAGGATGGtgagagaagggagaagaagaaggtgcAGTGGGTGGATTTGATGGGGAAAGAGCTTGCTGAGATCCGTGAATTCGAGTCTAG tgaagaagaagagatcagaTATGATGGCGATAGAAGCTGTGTTTGCGTTATTCTGTGA
- the LOC103870126 gene encoding lysine--tRNA ligase, chloroplastic/mitochondrial — protein sequence MEALKVWSLTASPLRQLLRLSSSSTAIYGRRSHHSSLMLRCASAASSSSSSSNAATAETPKPSGRNRRAASSSNSTSDREAIRSIRLKKVEELRGQGVEPYAYKWEKSHSANQLQEIYKHLENGEELNDESDRVSIAGRVVARRAFGKLAFLTLRDDSGTIQLYCEKERLSDEQFEQLKAFIDIGDILGASGSMKRTEKGELSICVSSFSILTKSLLPLPDKYHGLTDIDKRYRQRYVDMIANPEVADVFRKRAKIVSEIRKTVESSGYLEVETPVLQGAAGGAEARPFVTYHNSLGRDLYLRIATELHLKRMLVGGFEKVYEIGRIFRNEGLSTRHNPEFTTIEMYEAFSDYQSMMDMAELIVTGCAMAVNGKLTLDYQGTEICLERPWRRETMHNLVKEATGIDFSELGEDLGKAKDTVLVALQDVLEHKDKSGIGACSSLGHLLNEVFEVVVEPKLVQPTFVLDYPIEISPLAKPHRGNAGLTERFELFICGREMANAFSELTDPVDQRRRLEEQVRQHNAKRAAAAAETPEGKAKKDDDDDDDDDESYEVTLDEDFLTALEYGMPPASGMGLGIDRLVMLLTNSASIRDVIAFPVLKVQQ from the exons ATGGAGGCCCTGAAAGTATGGAGTCTAACGGCGTCTCCGCTGAGGCAACTACTCcgtctatcttcttcttctaccgcAATATACGGAAGAAGATCCCACCACTCATCACTGATGCTCCGATGCGCCTCCgccgcttcttcttcttcttcttcctcaaatGCCGCAACGGCTGAAACTCCCAAACCCTCCGGCCGAAACAGAAGGGCAGCTTCTTCTTCCAATTCCACCTCCGATCGCGAGGCTATCCGCTCCATTCGTCTAAAAAAG GTTGAAGAGCTGAGAGGTCAAGGTGTTGAGCCTTATGCTTACAAGTGGGAGAAGAGCCACAGTGCAAATCAGCTCCAAGAGATATATAAGCATCTAGAGAACGGCGAAGAGTTAAACGACGAGAGTGATCGTGTTTCTATAGCTGGGAGAGTCGTTGCTCGTAGAGCGTTTGGGAAGCTTGCGTTTTTGACTCTAAGGGATGACTCTGGAACCATTCAG CTTTACTGTGAGAAGGAAAGGCTGTCAGATGAGCAGTTTGAACAGCTGAAGGCATTCATAGACATTGGTGATATTTTGGGTGCTAGTGGCTCAATGAAGAGGACTGAGAAAG GGGAGCTTTCTATATGTGTGAGCTCTTTTTCAATTCTCACAAAGTCTCTCCTTCCACTACCTGACAAGTATCATGGACTAACTGATATTGATAAACGTTACCGCCAAAG GTATGTGGATATGATTGCTAATCCTGAAGTGGCTGATGTGTTCCGCAAAAGAGCAAAA ATAGTTTCAGAGATACGCAAGACAGTTGAGTCTTCTGGATATCTGGAGGTTGAAACTCCAGTTCTTCAG GGAGCAGCTGGTGGAGCCGAAGCTAGACCCTTTGTAACGTATCATAACTCACTTGGAAGGGATCTCTACCTGAGGATTGCAACCGAGCTTCACTTGAAAAGAATGCTG GTTGGAGGGTTTGAGAAAGTGTATGAAATTGGTCGTATATTTAGAAACGAAGGTCTTTCCACACGTCACAATCCTGAATTCACAACCATTGAG ATGTATGAAGCTTTTTCGGATTACCAAAGCATGATGGACATGGCCGAACTAATCGTCACTGGATGTGCAATGGCAGTTAATGGGAAGCTTACACTTGATTACCAG GGAACAGAGATCTGCCTGGAGCGGCCGTGGAGGAGAGAAACCATGCACAATCTCGTTAAAGAGGCAACAGGAATCGATTTCAGTGAGCTAGGGGAAGATCTCGGAAAGGCCAAAGACACAGTTCTGGTGGCACTTCAAGACGTGCTTGAGCACAAGGACAAATCTGGAATTGGAGCTTGCTCTTCTCTAGGCCATCTTCTTAATGAG GTCTTTGAAGTTGTTGTAGAGCCAAAGCTTGTGCAGCCAACTTTTGTGTTGGACTACCCAATCGAGATATCTCCCTTGGCCAAGCCACACCGCGG TAATGCAGGTTTGACTGAAAGATTTGAGCTGTTCATCTGTGGCCGTGAAATGGCAAACGCATTCTCTGAATTGACTGATCCTGTGGACCAG AGGAGGCGGTTGGAAGAGCAAGTAAGGCAGCATAACGCAAAGCGAGCGGCGGCTGCAGCAGAAACTCCTGAGGGAAAGGCAaagaaagatgatgatgatgatgatgatgatgatgaatcatATGAGGTGACACTAGACGAAGACTTTCTCACTGCTCTAGAATACGGAATGCCTCCTGCTTCTGGAATG GGGCTTGGTATTGACAGGCTGGTGATGCTGTTGACAAACTCTGCGAGTATAAGAGACGTCATTGCGTTTCCTGTTCTGAAAGTTCAGCAGTAA